GGAAATGAGGCTCATCTCAAAAACTGTATGTTTTatactttttcttcttttaacagTTCTTTTAAACGTTAAAGGCCGCTCTCTGGCACACAGCTCTGTCGAATTACTGGTTTCAGATGGCATCAATAATGTCCAAGAAAACCAATCTTCCATTCTACCTCTCAAAGGGATGGATTCTTCCTCTGAAGAGAAGTGTGAGCAATTGTATGGCTTCTTGCCGTGCTCCAGTAATATTTTTGGGCATCTCTTTCTTATTGCAGTGTATGAATATATGTTGTTTCATGGAGAGGGCTACTTGGCCTCTGGAGGTGAGAAGATTTTCAGGATTCTTGGACCTGGTGTCTTCGGTGCCAGTGCTTTCCAGGTTCTTGGAGCCCTTCCTGAGTCCTTGATACTTCTAGGTATgctcttttattttctgtttgttttctaattatCACCTTAAATCACTTGTTTTCTCTTAGAAATTATACACTGTCTTCTTCGGAAACAGCGTGAACGATCAACTATAAATTAAGATGCTTTTCAGATGAGTTTAATCTGCCAACTTTTTATATTGGTTCCAGCTAGCTGGTAAATGCTATCATCAATATCAAATGAAGTCGGAGTTTTCGAAGCTTGAATTAATTGCTGAAACAGTTCGGATCCAGATGGTTTGCATCACACACAAAcgtaaatgataaaatcaatatcGTGGAGTTATTATTTGTCGTGCAATCAATTTAGTTTATAAGTTATTATAAGTCGTGgtttaattgatattaatgcgtgtcttttctttattattttttttcaaaaatcttgaGTTGAACTCTCGTCCTAACCAAAAAAGAAGGGGGGGAAAAAGAAACTTAGCTTGAAAGCTGACATGCCTTCTCTAATTtggagcttttttatttttgtgtttctaaaattatttttaaaaaatttaattttttttctttacttcaaattaatttattagtatttttagataattttaatatattaatataaaataatattattttaatacatttccaaataaaaatcatcttaaaaagCAATCGTTATACCCTTATTCTACTAGAATTAAAGCACATGTTTTTAATCATTGTatgctacaatattttttttttaagggccccccttaattgtttttgaataatgGATAAAATGGTAGGTGTAatgaattttgataaattaattcatattttattatgaattttatatggaagatttataataattatataactgaatttaattttgttattataaaaacttaaaaagaattattataatataagttttttttctgttaaaagtatttttaaattaattttgttttatataaattggtatatttattttgaattaatttttaatgtatatcCATATAATATATTTACCCCTCATTTAAAATATTCTGGCTTCGtcactgtatatatatatacatgttggATTCGATATCTTCTTTTCCtctttataaaatatgttttttatataagaattgGGCAAGAGAAATATTGGAAACTTGTAGGATGAGAAATTGGAACGTGAGGAACAAGTATTTCCACGTCATGGAAATATTTAAGATAGAGGCGACTAGACCAgataagaaacaaattaaacGACTTGAGAGCTTTGTTCCAAGTCAACTTGGATATGGTTTTAAGCAACCATATTATATACTGAAATAAATGGCAGCCAGCTGTGttgggttcttttttaattcgatAATTGataggaaaataaagattctatACTGAAATCAACTTATCACCCACATAATGATATGtattttaactcttttatattatatatgtaaatcTTCTCTTAAAATAAATGGCAGCCAGCCGTGttgggttcttttttaatttgataattgttaggaaaataaagattctatACTGAAATCAACTTATCACCCACATAATGATATGtattttaactcttttatattatatatgtaagtCTTCTCTTAAAATAAATGGCAGCTAGCCGtgttgggttctttttttaattcgatAATTGTTAGGAAAAATAAAGATTCTATACTGAAATCAACTTATCACCCACATAATGATATGtattttaactcttttatattatatatgtaagtCTTCTCTTAAAATAAATGGCAGCCAGCCGTgttgtgttcttttttaattctataattgataggaaaataaagattctatACTGAAATCAACTTATCACCCACATAATGATATGtattttaactcttttatattatatatgtaagtCTTCTCTTAAAATAAATGGCAGCCAGCCGtgtttgtgttctttttttaattcgataattgatagaaaaataaagattctaTACTGAAATCAACTTATCACCCACATAATGATATGtattttaactcttttatattatacatgTAAGTCTTCTCTTAAAATAAATGGCAGCCAGCCGTgttgtgttcttttttaattcgataattaataggaaaataaagattctatACTGAAATCAACTTATCACCCACATAATGATATGtattttaactcttttatattatacatgTAAGTCTTCTCTTAAAATAAATGGCAGCCAGCCATgttgtgttcttttttaattcgatAATTGataggaaaataaagattctatACTGAAATCAACTTATCACCCACATAATgatatgtattttatatatgtaaatcTTCTCTTAAAATAAATGGCAGCGTCTGGATTATTGAACACAAGAGAAGTAGCTCAAGAGTCCGTGTCTACAGGAGTCGGACTCCTCGCAGGAACATCTATTTTGCTTCTAACACTACTCTGGGGAACCTGTGTTATCGCTGGCAGCATTCAATCGTCAAAGCCAACCATTTCCAATACTTCAAGCTCAAGATTATTATCATGGCTGACTGGTGCGTACGTCCTCtcttttattcattattaaattttcaaagaagagtcGACATTTTTAGAGattacaaataacaaaaaataattgttgaaaaataaaataactcgttttttaataataattattttattttttcattataatttaattttcaaaggagaatctttttatttaaatgaaaaatatttattaattattatttaaaatggaaaataaataatcagaaaaaaataataattcttaaacataaggCTAGAATTTACAAAATCCTTacctagaaaaaaacatataaggcTAGCTGGAAAAACATAAGTTTTACCTGTGAATTTACAAATTGTTATGCATCTCAGCTTAACAAAATCTAAATCAAATATAAGGcaagaatattttaatattcacTGAAAAAATCCAAGACTAAAAATTAAGGCAAAAACCtcaatttaatctcaaatatatatatatattactcttcttgttttcttttgtaatcTTCATAGAGTTTGGAGTCACTACGGATTTGGAGACAAGCTACACAGCAAGGATTATGGGTCTTTCTGTCATACCATTTCTTATTTTGCAAGTCCCAAAAATTTTCAACTCAAATTCTGGGGAACACTTGACGATATTGACCTCTCTTGTGGTTTCAGTGGTTTCTCTATTGATATATTTCTTCTATCAGGTATCACATGtctctcctttttttataaatattcttttctttaattttttgttttgaatttgttgttCATATCCATAAAATCGATTTGATGACTATATTATGCAATGTCATTTCATGTAGTCGTAAtattcattattaattaatttcttgtaagagcctgggacagcCGGGGTTTTACTTGCTTATCTGGGCCCATAAAGTGCGCTTTCCGGAGGgtggggtttcctcgaatccaaaaaaaaaaatttattaattaatgacaTCTAAACTAACTTTATCAGCGTATATATTATtacaatttgattatttttctttctatttaattaagaTATGTTTTACTCTATGATAAGTGTATTCTAATACTAGCAATAAATAGAATCATTGAATCAACTATTATTTTTAGCGATATTGTTTGCATTAATTGTATATTACCCTCGGCAATGTTTTATAGCTTGtttgtatctattttttaaaaaacaactatttgaaaaaatattaaattaatatttttttatttttcaatgattttaatagattaatattaagatgacaaatttaaaaaaaaaaaaaaaaaaaaaaacattttaccccacaatatcaaacacacttaATCTATCccaataactttgtttttaatttggtagGTCCATATATTCTACAATGCTTTTTATTTGGTCCTTTCATATAATTTCCTTCCAATTTAATGTCatttcttgacaatatttagaaaacaaaaaaaaaaatgtgttttacaCATGTTAAGGCTATGTCTCGAGAACTAATGGTAAATTTCGAAGgactgcattaaaaaaaaatcttgaacaaaATACCAACTAaattgataaagaatatataaaaggatAGAGAAGCCATGTCAAGGGACATCAAGAGTACGAGTGCACCAACCATATAGTAGGTCATTTAATGGTAAAAGTATGGACCAAAGAATTTGCTCTTCCTGTAATCTTAAATTCGAGTTTGTAATTGCTAATATGATGGTTATTAAAggtttatatgatcgttaattttagagCATATTAGATTAGTCAATGTATGTGCAAACTGATTCAAACACtcacattaatttttaaaaaaaatacgaggcgccatatataaaattaatcccAATTATTTTCCCCGGTTGAAAGTATTGCTAAAAGTAATGATAATATAGCTACCTTagactaaaatgaaaatgtaGTTTCTAGGGTAGGACCTCGGTTTTAAATATTGTGATTAATATTTATTGGTCGAACTCAGATATTTTGTCTGCATAATTTGTGCACAGATCTTCGAACCGTGGATTCAAAAGAGAAGACTGGAATATGTAAAATATGATGAAGCTCTTTTAAGAATTCTGCAACTCGTGCAAGAACGAGCTTTAGGGAGAATTCTGACAGGAGAGGGGGCTCCAAATATAAATGCTATACAGAGGTTAGTTCGATGTATGACACCTCAtgcatcattatatatatactttatgcaTGCTAtgcatttttaaagaaaaaagaaaagaaaagaagaaaagggagaTGTAAATTCTTTTTTGCAGACTATTTGAGGAAATAGATAAAGATGGTGATGACTATATATCGCCCTCTGAAGTGAGGCAACTTCTGCTCGACATAAAGTCTACAGGAATGAATATCAATAAAGACAGTGCATCAGAAGAATTAATCAAAGTATTAGATCTCAATGATGATAAGAAAATAACTAAGGAAGAATTTGTCTATACTCTTACAAAATGGCTTGAAGAGACAAAGTATGCTATGGACAGGCGATACTTCACAATTAACTCCTTGAAGAGGTTTTATCAGGTATTTACTGCACGTGTTAAGTAATTTTGAGTTGtatcttttatttgatttattctaACATCTTTAATTAAGTGTTTTGCTTAGGTTTTTTCACCCGTTCGTAGAAAGTACAAGAGAACATGAGATGAAGAGAAATCTCATAACAGAAATCGTGAGTCATCTACAAAGCGTTGCTTTAGGAAACCTAATCAAAGAAGATGGTACTCCGGATTTACTTGCTATTAGAAGGTTAGCCCATCCTCCCTCGTatatttgttagaaaataatataaattatttttaaaattttatgtaaaaacttaagttattaggttaaATTAGttctttgatatgatatcaaaacCTTAATAACCAAACGCAAACAAGTTTAAATCttatcatctttatttatttaataaaaaaaactaaacacaagataatgtgaacttgtgtaagtttcaagctcaaagaactttcatttaaaggattgttttaaaaaataatataaatcagtCTTGAAACTTTatctaaaaactaaaactatTGAGTTGAATTAATTCTTTGACAATATTAGCATGCATAATCCCAAGAAGTAGATATGTTCTTATGAGTTTACTCGAGAATATATCACTTAattgtattttgtaattaataGGTTGTTCGAAGAAATTGATCGTGATGAAGATAATTGCATATCAAAAGATGAGTTAAAAGAACTAATGAAAAAGATTGAGATTGGTAAGATCTCTTGGGATGTAGATGAAGCAGCTGAAAAAATCATGGAAGCACTTGACACGAGCGGAGATCAAATGATCGATGAGAAGGAGTTCACCGAGGGAATTGTAAGATGGCCGATTAACACGTCCGAAAATGTAACTCCTGTATCAACTCGGTCCCAAGATGATAACAATCGAGTAAGTCCATTCTTGTTGCTGGGaaatatcatcaatatcttAAGAATTCGACCActctatattattttcatttttatttttttttctaaatcacaAAAACACATCGATTTTACTACGTACGCTTATCAATCAGAATTTATATAGAGTGGTCGTGATctattaagaaaagaaatgcaATAATCATGATGACAAATACAACGAATTAAAGTATTctgaataaatcaaaaaaaatatgtaaacgGAGCTGCTTTGTTAATTAACTGTGATTTAGGCAGTAATAAAGCTATAAAAATGGATTAATGTGTAGGGAACCTGGGAAGAAGTGGATAAgttattgaaggatgaaaaaacCAATGCTGTTGACAAATCATCATGGGCTTGGTTTAAGGCTATAATGTCTATGGTGCTTGGAGCTGCTATATTGTCTGTGCTAGCAGAGCCGCTGACACAAAGTGTTCAGAATTTCTCCGAGGATGCTGGGATACCATCTTTTTTTGTCTCCTTTGTGTTAGTTCCACTCGCAACCAACGCAAGAGCAGCCACTACAGCTATCACGACTGCCTGTCGTAAGAAGTCTATAACCACTTCCTTGACATTTTCCGAGGTTTGTCGTTGGACTCGccttaatttttcttcctttttttcatttttaggtCTAATATTGAAGAGGAAACGTAAacatttgttataaaaaaagacttaataaattaatgagaGTAAAATGtaatagaaagaaataaaaatgaaggggagaatgaaataaaatacaagttacaAGAGGAGATAGAATAAGTTGAAGTTGAATGGAGAAGAGTTGGAAGGATAGATGTAGATGAAGGGAATGTGTTTGAGTGACGGATAGAGAGAAACGAAAATGTGAGAAAGTGAGGCCCGAGAAGAATGAGATAAGGTGTCAAgtaaaattaagagataaatgggtatattgtatataaaagagagaacaaaaaattttggtgaaattttggaaaaagaagggagttaaaatttttaaaattagagtaGTTTTATGGCAAGgtggttaaaaatattttttttaaacacaatatgaaatatacaataaaaacttaaatcataAACTCGAATAGTGTAAAAtcataagtaaaatatttttaactaattatatattaacaatttcaatcaagtaataatttaacaatataacacaattaaaaataaaaataaaaaaataatataaaagtccaaacacctttattttatttacatcgATTTCTATACTTCTTGGACAAATCGACCCATTTACTTCGTCATTTATAATAAACAaatctcttttaaattttaatagacCATTTAACATTAACTGCTCCAAATGATCAAGCATGTCAATTTACAACTTTTTGTTCTATATATTTACCAGCTAAAACAGAATAATGTATCAATTAATATGTTTAATAGTTTACATAAGAAATTatgaagaataaatatttattttaattttacataaataaaattcaacaaataacttgtatcattaaaaacattataataattatagtttaaaacCAAGCCCTTGATTATCAAATTGAACAAGTTTTgtaagatataaatttaaaacaataaaaatattaaattacaaattaccaaaatgcacaaatttatatgttttccaaacataaaatcggtttgatttttattgattttaccgAATTTGACCGATTTTACTTATTTCGAGTTTTAATCCGATTTGACACATTAAATACatattaacttgtaaaattataagattttaagagttttttttttatataacattaGTTTATGGTATTTCCATGAGCATAAAATTTTGTGACACAAATTTTTAGTTACAAATTtgtaacacacacacacacacacacacacacacatatatatatatatatatatatataatataatcgTGAGACCTATGTACTGAATTACATTAGGCATaaaataagagtttttttttttcataattgataaattattcttaaaaaataatgtaaaattattattggaatCTCATcttacaatttaaatttttaaattaaaataattatttgataaaacatGACTATTAGCACAAAGTAATATATAACCTGATTTGATCAATGTGCAGATTTATGGTGGGGTGTTCATGAACAATGTTCTTGGCTGTTCTGTTCTTCTATTTCTAATTTATGTTCGTGGATTGACATGGGAATTCTCTGCTGAAGTTCTGGTTGTGCTCATTACCTGTGCTATAATGTGTCTCGCCGTAAGCTTTCGCTCCGATTTCCCATTGTGGACATCATTCATGGCATTCCTCTTGTATCCCTTTTCTCTGTtccttgtttatgttttcaACGATGTTCTCGATTATGTTTAGATCAAGTcagtaatttcttaaaaaaactcttGGATTTCACACATACCACAAGCTTAATTATATTGATCCTACTGATTTATTTGGGCCGGATAGGCTTGGGCCCAAGCCCATCCAAGCCTCAAaagtttctatcttttttttagacTGGATCTAACCCAGCCAATCCAAACCCGCTGGCCCAGCCTGATCGCTTACCCAGACCAGCGACCAAGTTGGCCTAGCGGCAGGCATGCGTGAATTATTAGGTATGCTTGCAACAGTGACAAAATAGTTAAAATTGCAAGCTGGTTAATGGCTTACCTGGTTAGCTGTTGCTGAAGGCGAAGCTGAGGGCGTTATGAAGGAATGCAAAAGTCTTCTCTTCTGTTTTTGCTCTTCTGGTTTTCCTCTGTGTCTTCGTccctctgtttttgtttttgctatgaTTTCTTCATGAAAAGCTCTGGTCCTGGAGAAAGCAGAGATTAGCAAAAATggcttctcctttttctttgcgaaagatatgtttttttttttttaatcctagtAATTGACCCCCGATCCTTACtctctttttgttgtttctgTTCTTCCCTCTCTagctttagggtttttttttgtctttctgtTTTTTCGTCCTCTTAGTTATGTTTTTTGTCTGGCTTGTAGAGGGCCGAATCTCCAATTCTCATCCACGAATTTCGTCCCTTATCTCCCCAGGGTGACAATCTCGTGGATGAGGATAAACATAGCTCGGGTTTGGTCCATGTTTGATTGATTCAAAACACCATCAGTCCTGCCATTGTTGGACTGTTGGCGATGCTTATCCTTGCGTCAGGGAAGAGTTACAAGGGTGAAGGATACCGAACCAAATCTTATGGGTTCTGTGGTAGACaatgtgtgttttttgttgcctatttattttattttatacattttcATTTATTCCATGTTAGAGTTTAATTCTGGTTGCTAATATCAAccggttgttttgttttttgtaaatgcatcattaaaaaaacaactcatttatatataatattaaagaaaacaaataaaaataaattataataatctattttatacattataaaattaaaccaaaaaataaaaagatcaatcacaatttttaaaacaaataggTAGGCCAAACAggttaagagggtgtttggaaatgtggtagcggttgctNNNNNNNNNNNNNNNNNNNNNNNNNNNNNNNNNNNNNNNNNNNNNNNNNNNNNNNNNNNNNNNNNNNNNNNNNNNNNNNNNNNNNNNNNNNNNNNNNNNNNNNNNNNNNNNNNNNNNNNNNNNNNNNNNNNNNNNNNNNNNNNNNNNNNNNNNNNNNNNNNNNNNNNNNNNNNNNNNNNNNNNNNNNNNNNNNNNNNNNNNNNNNNNNNNNNNNNNNNNNNNNNNNNNNNNNNNNNNNNNNNNNNNNNNNNNNNNNNNNNNNNNNNNNNNNNNNNNNNNNNNNNNNNNNNNNNNNNNNNNNNNNNNNNNNNNNNNNNNNNNNNNNNNNNNNNNNNNNNNNNNNNNNNNNNNNNNNNNNNNNNNNNNNNNNNNNNNNNNNNNNNNNNNNNNNNNNNNNNNNNNNNNNNNNNNNNNNNNNNNNNNNNNNNNNNNNNNNNNNNNNNNNNNNNNNNNNNNNNNNNNNNNNNNNNNNNNNNNNNNNNNNNNNNNNNNNNNNNNNNacttgtggatcccttaacacaaacaccgcagttgtatgtctttcttccttgcccgtattcttcagtatggaaaacatatccattgacaaaatacccgttgtagcacctaacttttctttcagggccgaggcttagtgaagacaatgacttgggcgcactccttcctatttgataaaccttgtaaatatatgtaattaaatgtacatcaatacacggtaaatgaacgagaatctcgtaatgacatgcatacgttagaatgagtttgtgatagtgcttacatgtgttctgaaccatgtggcaaattgttcatcttgtaattgaaagatctgggattcggtcagctgcgagttattggagagcaaatattgtcgatgttgcctgcaagtgataatgagtgtatgatattacaatatataatcaacagtatattactgacaaaatttaattactattacacatatatagacttactgaataaatggtctcagctcatcacagttaaatagaacatagttgtgtgcttgttggAATTCTATTtctgacaaatatcttcctcttacggcatttttaggtgtgggtcgtccagtattggagaatattgacaagttcccactggaagcaCTTCAcccgccatcgtcatgccgtggaacgcgattgattcttgttctcagatgaggttcgaaatagtacgagataaatgttgatatctcttcaacaatataggcctcagatatcgaagcctcaacatgcgccttgttcttaacctttttttttagattaaacaagtacctgcattgaagtacaattcagtattttcaaataagaaaaaacatagaaaatactttaagatatgaatcccattgcaactgtaatatctcaccgttcgaatgggtacatccatctatactggaccggtcctccagcttttgcctcgaacggtagatgtataggagatgctccattgagtcaaaaaattgaaggagggaatatcatctcaagtttgcatagtgtctcgatgatattcgtttgaagcatctcaatgtgctcaacattcatcttgctggagcatatatctctgaagaaattactgatctccgttagtgcatcccatattccctttggcaacaaatcacgaaaagctaatgggatgagtgtttgcataaacacgtggcagtcatggctcttcattccatacaatctgcagtcctctatgttaacaagccttgatatgttcgatgcatgtccatccgggaaacgcagactcttaagccatttatagactagcagttgtgcgtttttctctaacacgaagcttgcccttggtttt
This genomic interval from Populus alba chromosome 1, ASM523922v2, whole genome shotgun sequence contains the following:
- the LOC118062701 gene encoding sodium/calcium exchanger NCL1-like isoform X1, which gives rise to MKRNLITEIVSHLQSVALGNLIKEDGTPDLLAIRRLFEEIDRDEDNCISKDELKELMKKIEIGKISWDVDEAAEKIMEALDTSGDQMIDEKEFTEGIVRWPINTSENVTPVSTRSQDDNNRGTWEEVDKLLKDEKTNAVDKSSWAWFKAIMSMVLGAAILSVLAEPLTQSVQNFSEDAGIPSFFVSFVLVPLATNARAATTAITTACRKKSITTSLTFSEIYGGVFMNNVLGCSVLLFLIYVRGLTWEFSAEVLVVLITCAIMCLAVSFRSDFPLWTSFMAFLLYPFSLFLVYVFNDVLDYV
- the LOC118062699 gene encoding sodium/calcium exchanger NCL2-like, with translation MEMRLISKTVCFILFLLLTVLLNVKGRSLAHSSVELLVSDGINNVQENQSSILPLKGMDSSSEEKCEQLYGFLPCSSNIFGHLFLIAVYEYMLFHGEGYLASGGEKIFRILGPGVFGASAFQVLGALPESLILLASGLLNTREVAQESVSTGVGLLAGTSILLLTLLWGTCVIAGSIQSSKPTISNTSSSRLLSWLTEFGVTTDLETSYTARIMGLSVIPFLILQVPKIFNSNSGEHLTILTSLVVSVVSLLIYFFYQIFEPWIQKRRLEYVKYDEALLRILQLVQERALGRILTGEGAPNINAIQRLFEEIDKDGDDYISPSEVRQLLLDIKSTGMNINKDSASEELIKVLDLNDDKKITKEEFVYTLTKWLEETKYAMDRRYFTINSLKRFYQVFTARVK
- the LOC118062701 gene encoding sodium/calcium exchanger NCL2-like isoform X2; its protein translation is MVLRIYLLLEDEAAEKIMEALDTSGDQMIDEKEFTEGIVRWPINTSENVTPVSTRSQDDNNRGTWEEVDKLLKDEKTNAVDKSSWAWFKAIMSMVLGAAILSVLAEPLTQSVQNFSEDAGIPSFFVSFVLVPLATNARAATTAITTACRKKSITTSLTFSEIYGGVFMNNVLGCSVLLFLIYVRGLTWEFSAEVLVVLITCAIMCLAVSFRSDFPLWTSFMAFLLYPFSLFLVYVFNDVLDYV